In Alphaproteobacteria bacterium US3C007, one genomic interval encodes:
- a CDS encoding methyl-accepting chemotaxis protein — MKTSMSLSAKIISLILLFCLTSLASGLYSISSMASIGKKIHNLSTVEIPLQNHVTKLAEYQLIQEIELTTAALDLELNEIEEYKKRIHHFEQANEITIKELKIAESLLRGVIGLSNSEDSNIDSAALSRLEDEIGQIATVYIDILTRFEEIKTLHKIYNDLGLSFISILENKNEATEAGGSQPSNIPQPTSHGAHGAHGATTSKSSGVSPQTSAGASLQKTTAASSYEERRNDILVELDEVQNQLNGQLDALLRKVQNISFQAVIEAEETEKSALRITVLIISSSLIISLSIGIWIAMDIRRRLRETIIAVDQISDGNLTVKNDLSSNDEIGLVMRAISKMQENLTNIVASLLEVSRQVTEQSEQMQSGAQQVSDGTTEQANSVQETATAMEQMTTSIRENADGAVETDRKATILAEDAQVCAQAMEKTAGSMKDIAEKITIVEEITRKIELLALNASVEAARAGEHGKGFAVVASEVSKLAELSKQAASDIQVSSGEGKELAEKTNQMLNALLPEIEKTKDLVQNISASSEEQSTGAAQINTSVQVLDGVIQSNASAAQQLFQTAQTVSALAPRLKALVARFKTDHPSEEASLQQSMPAPSSRPPAPSSDPIQSNNFENY, encoded by the coding sequence ATGAAAACCTCGATGAGCCTGTCTGCCAAAATCATATCGCTAATCCTTTTATTTTGTCTAACCAGCCTCGCTTCCGGGCTCTATTCAATATCTTCGATGGCCTCGATTGGTAAAAAAATCCACAATCTATCAACAGTCGAAATTCCTTTGCAAAATCACGTCACAAAGCTTGCAGAATATCAATTGATCCAAGAGATCGAGTTAACCACGGCTGCACTGGATTTAGAGTTAAATGAAATCGAAGAATACAAAAAGCGCATACACCATTTTGAACAGGCGAATGAGATAACGATTAAAGAGTTAAAGATCGCGGAAAGCCTGCTGCGCGGTGTCATCGGGTTATCAAATTCTGAAGATAGCAATATCGATAGCGCTGCGCTGTCCCGCTTGGAAGATGAAATCGGGCAGATTGCAACAGTTTACATTGATATTTTAACGCGCTTCGAAGAAATCAAAACTCTACACAAGATTTACAACGACCTTGGGTTGAGTTTTATTTCAATATTAGAAAACAAAAATGAGGCAACAGAGGCCGGAGGGTCGCAGCCGAGCAATATACCTCAACCCACTTCGCATGGGGCGCATGGGGCGCATGGGGCAACAACGTCCAAAAGCTCTGGCGTTTCGCCACAGACCAGTGCTGGCGCCTCATTGCAAAAAACCACCGCTGCATCCTCTTATGAGGAAAGGCGAAATGATATTTTGGTCGAGCTAGACGAGGTGCAAAATCAATTAAACGGCCAGCTGGATGCATTGTTGAGAAAAGTTCAAAATATATCGTTTCAGGCGGTGATCGAAGCTGAAGAAACGGAAAAATCTGCTCTTAGGATAACCGTTCTGATCATCAGTTCTTCGCTTATCATCTCGCTTAGCATCGGCATTTGGATCGCGATGGATATCCGGCGCCGTTTGCGCGAAACAATCATAGCTGTCGATCAAATTTCTGACGGCAACCTCACCGTGAAAAATGATTTGTCTTCCAATGACGAAATCGGTTTGGTCATGCGCGCAATCTCAAAAATGCAGGAAAATCTCACGAATATTGTGGCCTCACTGCTTGAGGTTTCGCGCCAGGTCACCGAGCAATCAGAGCAAATGCAATCCGGTGCACAGCAAGTCTCGGATGGCACCACCGAACAAGCCAATTCAGTTCAAGAAACCGCAACGGCGATGGAGCAGATGACCACATCCATCCGCGAAAATGCTGATGGCGCGGTCGAAACCGATCGCAAAGCCACAATTTTGGCGGAAGACGCGCAGGTCTGCGCGCAAGCTATGGAAAAAACCGCGGGATCTATGAAAGATATCGCAGAAAAAATTACGATTGTGGAAGAAATCACCCGCAAAATTGAACTTTTGGCCCTGAATGCTTCGGTCGAGGCGGCCCGCGCTGGCGAGCATGGCAAAGGCTTTGCTGTGGTAGCCTCAGAAGTGTCAAAACTGGCCGAATTAAGCAAGCAAGCCGCCTCTGATATTCAAGTCTCGTCTGGCGAGGGCAAAGAGCTGGCTGAAAAAACCAACCAGATGCTTAATGCTTTGTTGCCTGAAATTGAAAAAACCAAAGATCTTGTACAAAATATCAGCGCCTCTTCGGAAGAACAATCTACCGGAGCCGCGCAAATAAACACTTCGGTGCAAGTGTTGGACGGGGTTATTCAAAGCAATGCCTCAGCCGCGCAACAATTGTTTCAAACCGCGCAAACGGTTTCGGCTCTGGCCCCTCGTTTGAAGGCATTGGTCGCCCGCTTTAAAACCGACCACCCCTCTGAAGAGGCGAGCCTTCAGCAATCGATGCCCGCGCCCTCATCGCGACCACCGGCACCATCCTCGGACCCAATTCAATCAAATAATTTTGAAAACTATTAA
- a CDS encoding chemotaxis protein CheW — protein sequence MSKALKPVSATKTAETQLEDLMQVLPENRLEDLSLQTQAIDMADKAAPVTEAEVEAEVEQSQQRDAQPDTRRRAKAGEEPQATATEAPHVALSPLAETDEAFSEYSKLFIFERHNTQFGVPVKYVVEVVRDFAPIEPLTLNLRSCIGTVVYRNRLLPVFECGDLTPVTSQNQAANAPQSIVKLDVNGTLLCLSMDRHVAVLSCTDDILDPRNRILTDAARAFFILDVIGYQSSNLTLISPQRLAQEATVKIGSQTVIEGKEDITQGRQVKTFGTTSEFIHARISNVHFVVPVENVIEIIEGYEVTPIYGDGNFLRGLINLRGQVLSCLDISKDLSLMPRALDERNKYMVLQENGKDLVLCVDDVLGMMTVDIRSFRNSTEILSEPVSDLFQGISEIGELTIMRLSLPDLIGSENLNEYREKRNFI from the coding sequence ATGAGCAAAGCTTTAAAGCCCGTTTCAGCGACGAAAACAGCAGAAACCCAGCTTGAAGATTTAATGCAAGTCCTGCCCGAAAACCGCTTGGAAGATCTGTCCTTGCAGACCCAAGCGATCGATATGGCTGATAAAGCCGCGCCGGTAACAGAGGCAGAGGTCGAGGCAGAGGTCGAGCAATCCCAACAGCGCGATGCACAGCCTGACACCCGCCGGCGCGCTAAAGCGGGAGAAGAGCCACAAGCAACCGCAACAGAGGCGCCGCACGTCGCGCTTTCACCGCTTGCAGAAACCGATGAAGCCTTTTCTGAATATTCAAAATTATTTATTTTCGAACGCCATAATACGCAATTCGGCGTGCCCGTGAAATATGTAGTGGAAGTTGTACGCGATTTTGCACCAATCGAACCGTTAACCTTGAATCTGCGCAGCTGTATTGGCACTGTGGTCTATCGCAACCGTTTGCTTCCAGTTTTCGAATGTGGCGATTTAACGCCCGTAACCTCACAAAATCAGGCGGCCAACGCCCCGCAATCGATTGTTAAATTAGACGTGAATGGCACGTTGCTCTGCCTGTCAATGGACCGTCATGTGGCCGTTTTGTCATGCACTGATGACATTTTGGATCCGCGCAACCGAATATTAACCGATGCAGCACGCGCCTTTTTCATCTTAGACGTGATCGGCTATCAAAGCTCCAATTTAACCCTGATTTCACCACAGCGTTTGGCGCAAGAGGCCACTGTTAAAATTGGCAGTCAAACCGTGATTGAGGGCAAAGAGGACATTACGCAAGGCCGGCAGGTCAAAACGTTTGGCACAACCAGTGAATTTATTCATGCGCGCATTTCCAATGTGCATTTTGTGGTTCCGGTCGAGAACGTAATCGAAATTATAGAGGGCTATGAAGTCACGCCTATTTACGGAGATGGAAATTTTTTGCGGGGCTTAATCAATCTACGGGGGCAGGTTTTATCCTGCCTCGATATTTCAAAAGATCTAAGCTTGATGCCGCGGGCTTTGGATGAACGTAACAAATACATGGTCTTGCAAGAAAATGGCAAAGATTTGGTGCTCTGCGTGGATGACGTGTTAGGCATGATGACGGTTGATATACGCAGCTTTCGCAACAGCACAGAAATCCTGTCAGAGCCCGTTTCAGACCTGTTCCAAGGCATTAGCGAAATCGGCGAACTCACCATCATGCGCCTGTCATTGCCCGACCTGATAGGTTCCGAAAATTTGAATGAATACCGCGAAAAAAGAAATTTTATTTAA
- a CDS encoding ParA family protein, translating into MTYIITFASSKGGSGKSTFCVNLAAYFGMRGRNVIILDTDFQKSSHDWVRESSDKCLANVQTYVANEENSIRQYIKQSRCDILCVDSQGAVSRELAACLEASDLIITPCRPSRDDLVGLGWVAAFARRVNPKFATSSDRLLPVLNAVNKHSVAFQHARQQLMADGYKAADTAISQRVSQAEANFNRCSIFHQNSRAAQEFRALGWEVMERITQHKSEAAA; encoded by the coding sequence GTGACATATATTATCACATTCGCCAGTTCAAAAGGTGGATCAGGAAAATCCACATTTTGCGTCAACCTCGCAGCCTATTTCGGGATGCGCGGCCGCAACGTCATAATTCTTGATACCGACTTTCAAAAATCAAGCCATGACTGGGTGCGCGAAAGCTCAGATAAATGTTTAGCGAACGTTCAAACCTATGTGGCCAATGAAGAAAACAGTATAAGACAATATATCAAGCAAAGCCGCTGTGATATTTTATGCGTTGACAGTCAGGGCGCCGTCTCGCGGGAATTGGCCGCCTGTTTGGAAGCCTCAGATTTGATCATTACCCCCTGCCGCCCCTCGCGCGATGATTTGGTAGGCTTGGGTTGGGTGGCCGCGTTTGCGCGACGCGTCAATCCAAAATTTGCAACATCCTCAGATCGCTTATTGCCCGTTTTGAACGCGGTTAACAAACATTCCGTCGCCTTCCAACACGCCCGACAACAGCTTATGGCAGATGGGTATAAAGCCGCGGATACCGCGATTTCTCAACGCGTTTCGCAGGCCGAGGCGAATTTTAACCGCTGCTCGATTTTCCACCAAAACAGCCGCGCCGCGCAAGAGTTTCGCGCGCTGGGTTGGGAGGTGATGGAGCGCATCACGCAGCATAAATCGGAGGCCGCTGCATGA
- a CDS encoding DUF1272 domain-containing protein — protein MLELRPNCELCDKDLPPDSVEARICSYECTYCADCVETVLFNVCATCGGGLSARPIRPKNSWRANPELGLSVHPASQTRRVSKFARPEIEEMVEKLRAFSPEER, from the coding sequence ATGTTAGAATTGCGCCCGAATTGCGAGCTTTGCGATAAAGATTTGCCACCCGATAGTGTAGAGGCCCGCATTTGCTCATATGAATGTACCTATTGCGCTGATTGCGTTGAAACTGTGCTTTTTAATGTCTGCGCAACCTGCGGAGGAGGCTTGAGCGCCCGCCCGATCCGCCCCAAAAATTCTTGGCGGGCAAATCCCGAGCTTGGCTTATCGGTGCATCCTGCCTCGCAAACGCGGCGCGTTTCAAAATTTGCGCGGCCTGAAATTGAGGAAATGGTCGAAAAGCTGCGCGCGTTTAGCCCCGAGGAACGCTAA
- a CDS encoding DUF1289 domain-containing protein, translated as MTEKDLWKRNEPDSPCVKICMIHPKERLCTGCLRSIEEISIWSQLSPEARRTLMQELPARQAAFKKRQGGRAARLKKT; from the coding sequence ATGACAGAAAAAGATCTCTGGAAGCGCAATGAACCAGATTCGCCCTGCGTAAAAATCTGTATGATTCACCCTAAAGAACGGCTCTGTACGGGGTGCCTACGCAGCATCGAAGAGATTTCCATTTGGTCGCAACTAAGCCCCGAAGCCCGCAGAACACTCATGCAAGAGCTGCCCGCCCGGCAGGCCGCTTTCAAAAAGCGCCAAGGCGGGCGCGCGGCCCGGCTCAAAAAAACGTAA
- the ruvX gene encoding Holliday junction resolvase RuvX, which translates to MIMDRIEEFAQALPATGALIGLDLGTKTIGVAISDGLRSVATPVETIKRAKFNLDRQQLEAHIHTRDIKGLILGLPRNMDGSEGPRCQSTRAFARNLSSHITIPIGFWDERLSTVAAEKALLEADTSRRRRAEVIDHVAASYILQGVLDRLCHIHAQNAAVTR; encoded by the coding sequence ATGATTATGGATAGGATTGAAGAATTTGCGCAGGCGCTTCCGGCAACCGGCGCGCTTATTGGCTTGGATCTGGGTACCAAGACGATCGGCGTGGCGATTTCGGATGGGCTACGCTCGGTGGCGACCCCGGTTGAAACCATCAAACGCGCGAAATTCAACCTCGACCGCCAACAGCTTGAAGCGCATATTCACACGCGCGATATCAAAGGGTTAATTTTGGGTCTGCCGCGCAATATGGATGGCAGTGAAGGACCACGCTGCCAGTCTACGCGCGCTTTTGCGCGCAATTTGAGCAGCCATATTACTATTCCAATCGGCTTTTGGGATGAACGTTTATCAACCGTCGCGGCTGAAAAAGCTTTATTAGAGGCCGATACATCCCGTCGCCGGCGCGCGGAAGTGATCGACCATGTGGCTGCCTCCTATATTTTACAGGGTGTTTTAGACAGGCTGTGCCATATTCATGCGCAAAATGCAGCGGTAACAAGATGA
- the ccmI gene encoding c-type cytochrome biogenesis protein CcmI, with protein sequence MMFWIISTGLSAVVAAFFLAVMRAQSAQPDTTAPALLIYTQQLQEVEKDVAKGLLAAEEADRLKIEISRRILALDATSPAQTRRDTPASLALTAGLITVILLGGTFLMYREYGAPGYENLSQKQRIANAQRSLETRPSLEEFAAAIPAQPEVFAPSADYTDLVKKLRKTVADRPEDLEGHVLLANVEAGLQNFAAAAEAQQSVLKLKGEAADVSDFFDHAELLILSVQGYVAPEAEAILRDILKQEPTHEGATYYIGLMMAQNDRPDQAFRLWRALLEKGPADAPWITPIRDQIEEVAVYAGINDYVLPDVDQAAATAQLAGPTQSDIDAAGDLSADERMMMIEGMVAQLAERLGAEGGSSAEWARLIGALSVLGRIDEAQEIWREAQLVFADSAMDLETLQRTAEEIGLIQ encoded by the coding sequence ATGATGTTTTGGATTATCAGCACAGGGTTATCAGCAGTGGTCGCTGCGTTTTTCCTAGCCGTCATGCGGGCGCAATCTGCGCAACCAGACACCACGGCGCCGGCATTGCTGATTTATACACAGCAGTTGCAAGAGGTTGAAAAAGACGTCGCCAAAGGGCTCTTGGCTGCAGAAGAGGCAGACCGACTGAAAATCGAAATCTCGCGACGAATTTTAGCGCTTGATGCCACCAGCCCCGCGCAAACCCGTAGGGATACACCTGCCTCACTTGCCCTGACAGCTGGGCTGATCACGGTGATTCTTTTGGGCGGAACATTTTTAATGTACCGCGAATACGGTGCGCCTGGTTATGAAAACCTTTCGCAAAAACAACGCATTGCCAATGCTCAACGGTCATTGGAAACGCGCCCCAGTTTGGAAGAATTTGCCGCTGCAATTCCCGCCCAACCCGAAGTTTTTGCGCCCAGCGCCGATTACACGGATTTGGTAAAAAAGCTTCGCAAAACAGTTGCCGACCGACCAGAGGATCTAGAAGGTCATGTGCTTTTGGCCAATGTTGAAGCCGGTTTGCAAAATTTTGCGGCCGCCGCTGAGGCGCAACAGTCGGTCTTAAAGCTTAAAGGTGAAGCCGCTGACGTTTCAGATTTCTTTGACCATGCCGAATTGCTGATCCTCTCGGTGCAAGGCTATGTCGCACCCGAGGCCGAGGCTATTTTGCGCGATATTCTCAAGCAAGAGCCCACGCATGAGGGTGCCACCTATTATATTGGCCTAATGATGGCGCAGAATGACCGCCCTGACCAAGCTTTCCGGCTTTGGCGCGCGCTGTTAGAAAAAGGGCCAGCAGACGCGCCGTGGATCACACCGATTCGGGACCAAATTGAAGAAGTGGCGGTTTATGCGGGGATCAATGATTATGTTCTGCCCGATGTAGACCAAGCCGCCGCCACCGCGCAACTGGCTGGGCCGACGCAAAGCGATATTGATGCCGCGGGTGATCTAAGCGCCGATGAGCGGATGATGATGATCGAAGGCATGGTTGCGCAATTGGCCGAGCGCCTCGGCGCGGAAGGTGGCTCATCCGCGGAATGGGCCCGTCTGATTGGTGCTCTAAGCGTTTTGGGCCGTATCGATGAAGCGCAAGAGATTTGGCGTGAGGCGCAACTGGTCTTTGCAGATTCAGCCATGGATCTTGAAACCTTGCAACGAACCGCAGAAGAGATTGGGTTGATCCAATGA
- a CDS encoding sarcosine oxidase subunit beta family protein: protein MKRYSAFSIAREAMRYHSGWERAWRSPTPKAKYDVVIVGAGGHGLATAYYLGKNFGIKNVAIIEKGWLGGGNTGRNTTIIRSNYLQDPSAAIYEKARSLYETLSQDLNYNIMFSPRGVMMLAQTHHEVRGYQRTAYANALQGVKTEFVGPERVKELCPIINIDGPRYPVLGALWQSRAGTARHDAVAWGYARACSDMGMDIIQQCEVTGVTQAAGQVTGVETSKGAIACDKLGIVVAGHSGVLAEMAGFRLPVESVALQALVSEPIKPCMDVVVMANTVHGYMSQSDKGEMVIGGGADGFNNYTQRGSFHHAEETVRALVETFPMISRLKMLRWWGGIVDMTGDRSPILSKTPLDNCFINCGWGTGGFKAIPGSGFGMAELIAKGASSLTDEFSMWRFKEGKFIDESVAAGVAH, encoded by the coding sequence ATGAAGCGTTATTCTGCATTTTCAATTGCGCGCGAAGCGATGCGTTACCATAGCGGTTGGGAGCGGGCTTGGCGCAGCCCAACGCCCAAAGCCAAATATGATGTTGTGATCGTTGGCGCGGGGGGGCATGGATTGGCAACGGCCTATTACTTGGGTAAGAATTTTGGAATTAAAAACGTTGCCATTATCGAAAAGGGCTGGTTAGGGGGCGGTAACACGGGCCGCAACACTACAATTATCCGGTCAAATTATCTTCAGGATCCCTCTGCTGCGATATATGAAAAGGCGCGCAGCCTCTATGAGACGCTGAGCCAAGATTTGAATTATAACATTATGTTCAGCCCGCGCGGCGTGATGATGTTGGCGCAAACCCATCATGAAGTGCGTGGCTACCAAAGAACCGCCTATGCAAATGCGCTGCAAGGGGTGAAAACCGAATTTGTCGGACCTGAGCGCGTGAAAGAATTATGCCCGATTATCAATATCGACGGGCCGCGCTATCCAGTGCTGGGCGCTTTGTGGCAATCGCGGGCGGGCACCGCACGTCACGATGCAGTGGCTTGGGGCTATGCGCGCGCCTGCTCGGATATGGGTATGGATATCATTCAACAATGCGAAGTCACCGGGGTAACCCAAGCCGCAGGGCAGGTGACGGGGGTGGAAACGAGCAAGGGCGCGATTGCCTGCGATAAGCTGGGCATTGTGGTCGCCGGGCATTCGGGCGTTTTGGCCGAGATGGCCGGATTTCGCCTGCCGGTAGAATCGGTGGCCTTACAGGCGCTGGTGTCCGAACCAATCAAGCCTTGCATGGATGTAGTGGTCATGGCCAATACCGTGCATGGATATATGAGCCAATCGGATAAGGGTGAGATGGTGATTGGGGGCGGCGCGGATGGATTTAACAATTACACCCAACGTGGAAGCTTTCATCACGCCGAAGAAACTGTTCGGGCCTTGGTTGAAACCTTCCCAATGATTTCACGGCTTAAGATGCTGCGCTGGTGGGGCGGTATAGTGGATATGACGGGGGATCGCTCACCGATTCTGTCAAAAACGCCTTTAGACAATTGCTTTATCAATTGTGGTTGGGGAACCGGCGGCTTCAAAGCCATTCCCGGCTCGGGTTTTGGCATGGCTGAGTTGATCGCAAAAGGCGCCTCTTCGCTGACTGATGAGTTCTCGATGTGGCGCTTCAAAGAAGGCAAATTTATCGATGAAAGCGTGGCGGCCGGGGTGGCCCATTGA
- a CDS encoding sarcosine oxidase subunit delta, whose translation MLVMTCPYCGVEAEETELSPGGEAHLKRFSVGSSDDEFEAYLFQRENPKGLHFERWRHSFGCGKWFHAARCTMSLEVFGTYSAQSLAPPEDIKNAISAKRPGWSWREFS comes from the coding sequence ATGTTGGTGATGACATGCCCCTATTGCGGCGTTGAAGCCGAAGAAACCGAGCTAAGCCCGGGCGGCGAGGCGCATCTGAAGCGTTTTAGCGTCGGGTCAAGTGATGATGAATTTGAAGCCTATTTGTTCCAACGCGAAAACCCCAAAGGCCTACATTTTGAACGTTGGCGGCATAGCTTTGGCTGTGGAAAATGGTTTCATGCCGCGCGCTGCACTATGAGTTTGGAAGTGTTTGGAACCTATTCGGCGCAAAGTTTGGCCCCTCCTGAAGATATTAAAAACGCCATTTCTGCAAAGCGCCCTGGCTGGTCGTGGCGGGAGTTTTCGTAA